The Amycolatopsis sp. DG1A-15b genome window below encodes:
- the glmU gene encoding bifunctional UDP-N-acetylglucosamine diphosphorylase/glucosamine-1-phosphate N-acetyltransferase GlmU, whose translation MTGPLSTLILAAGEGTRMRSATPKVLHPIAGRPLVEHAVRAAAGLNPEHLVVVVGHGREAVGERLAAVGEALGRTVGTAVQAEQKGTGHAVSCALATLPADLTGTVLVSYGDVPLLDTATLGALLDEHTEAKNAVTVLTSVVADPAGYGRIVRDSAGKVTGIVEHKDATPEQAAITEINSGVYAFDAAVLRDGLSRLSTDNAQGELYLTDVLGIANGDGLHVGALVVDDPWLTEGVNDRVQLSALGAELNRRIVQRWQREGVTITDPATTWIDAGVTLSRDVVIEPGVQLKGTTSVGEGSTVGPDSTLTNVTIGAGASVVRVHGSDSELGDGVNVGPFTYLRPGTKLGVQAKLGAFVETKAADIGAGTKVPHLTYVGDATIGEHSNIGCSSVFVNYDGVHKHRTVIGSYVRLGADNTFVAPVHIGDGAYSGAGAVIREDVPPGTLAVSAPPQRNIQGWAIRRRPGTPAAEAAQAALDADSAAGTDGESPA comes from the coding sequence TTGACCGGCCCGCTGAGCACGTTGATCCTGGCCGCGGGTGAAGGCACCCGCATGCGTTCCGCGACGCCCAAGGTGCTGCACCCGATCGCCGGGCGGCCCCTGGTCGAGCACGCCGTCCGGGCCGCCGCCGGCCTGAACCCCGAACACCTCGTGGTGGTCGTCGGGCACGGCCGTGAAGCGGTCGGCGAACGGCTGGCCGCGGTCGGGGAAGCGCTCGGGCGCACCGTCGGCACCGCGGTGCAGGCCGAGCAGAAGGGCACCGGCCACGCCGTGTCCTGCGCGCTCGCGACCCTGCCCGCCGACCTCACCGGCACCGTGCTCGTCAGCTACGGCGACGTCCCGCTGCTCGACACCGCGACCCTGGGTGCGCTGCTCGACGAGCACACCGAGGCGAAGAACGCGGTCACCGTGCTCACCTCGGTGGTCGCCGACCCGGCTGGCTACGGCCGGATCGTGCGCGACAGCGCGGGCAAGGTCACCGGGATCGTCGAGCACAAGGACGCCACCCCGGAGCAGGCGGCGATCACCGAGATCAACTCGGGCGTCTACGCCTTCGACGCGGCGGTGCTGCGCGACGGCCTTTCGCGCCTCTCGACCGACAACGCGCAGGGCGAGCTCTACCTCACCGACGTGCTGGGCATCGCGAACGGCGACGGGCTGCACGTCGGCGCGCTGGTCGTCGACGACCCGTGGCTCACCGAAGGCGTCAACGACCGCGTGCAGCTGTCGGCGCTCGGCGCCGAGCTCAACCGCCGGATCGTGCAGCGCTGGCAGCGCGAGGGCGTCACGATCACCGACCCGGCCACGACCTGGATCGACGCCGGCGTCACCCTCTCCCGTGACGTCGTCATCGAGCCCGGCGTGCAGCTGAAGGGCACGACGTCGGTCGGCGAGGGCAGCACGGTCGGCCCGGACAGCACGCTGACGAACGTCACCATCGGCGCGGGCGCCTCGGTGGTCCGCGTGCACGGCTCGGACTCGGAGCTCGGCGACGGCGTCAACGTCGGCCCGTTCACCTACCTGCGGCCGGGCACGAAGCTGGGCGTCCAGGCGAAGCTCGGGGCGTTCGTCGAGACGAAGGCCGCCGACATCGGCGCCGGCACGAAGGTGCCCCACCTGACCTACGTGGGTGACGCCACGATCGGTGAGCACAGCAACATCGGCTGCTCCAGTGTGTTCGTGAACTACGACGGCGTGCACAAGCACCGGACCGTTATCGGGTCGTATGTCCGGTTGGGCGCGGACAACACCTTCGTCGCCCCGGTGCACATCGGTGACGGCGCTTACAGTGGTGCGGGTGCCGTGATCCGCGAAGACGTCCCGCCGGGCACACTCGCGGTGTCGGCGCCGCCGCAGCGCAACATCCAAGGCTGGGCGATCCGGCGCCGGCCGGGTACGCCCGCGGCGGAGGCGGCCCAGGCCGCCCTCGACGCCGATTCAGCAGCAGGAACCGACGGGGAGTCGCCAGCATGA